The following proteins are co-located in the Synechococcus sp. PROS-U-1 genome:
- a CDS encoding pentapeptide repeat-containing protein, with amino-acid sequence MGAPAQALDTSTGVGLQDRALFQEKVDYTLTNQTNGDFEGQNLANTSFAGAVGRGANFRSANLHGAILTQGAFAEADFQGADLSDALMDRADFVATDLRNAVLTGIIASGSSFSNAQIEGADFTDALLDRDDQRRLCREADGINPSTGVATFDSLGC; translated from the coding sequence ATGGGAGCTCCGGCCCAAGCCCTGGACACCTCCACGGGGGTGGGCCTGCAGGACCGGGCCCTGTTCCAGGAAAAAGTGGACTACACGCTCACCAACCAAACCAACGGAGACTTCGAAGGCCAGAACCTGGCCAACACCTCCTTTGCGGGAGCCGTGGGCCGTGGGGCGAATTTCCGAAGCGCCAACCTGCACGGGGCGATCCTCACCCAGGGGGCTTTCGCCGAAGCGGATTTCCAAGGCGCTGATCTCTCCGATGCCCTGATGGATCGCGCCGACTTCGTCGCCACTGATTTACGCAACGCCGTCCTCACCGGGATCATTGCTTCTGGAAGCAGCTTCAGCAATGCACAGATCGAGGGGGCCGACTTCACCGATGCCCTGCTCGATCGCGATGATCAACGCCGGCTCTGCCGCGAGGCCGATGGCATCAACCCCAGCACCGGAGTCGCCACCTTCGACAGCCTCGGTTGCTGA
- a CDS encoding DUF1611 domain-containing protein: MSGIQAPPGFRDMRLVLLQHGCLASLTGKTGLAMLRHRAGPIVAVIDPDHAGQSLQQITGIARDVPVVSDLAAALPYQPEAAVIGLAPSGGRLPDPVRHDVLEALRAGLHLASGLHTRLAEDPELGAACWPDRWIWDLRREPEALGIGQARAAALPCQRLLAVGTDMAVGKMSACLALLEAAQSSGIPSRFVGTGQAGILISGEGVALDAVRVDYAAGAVEAAVLRAADALPEQGLVLVEGQGSLCHPASTATLPLLRGAQPTALLLVHRAGQQTIDRLPQIPLPDLAALVATTEALASWARPDGAGTSAKVAAVALNTARLDEDQATIEVDRLSQTLGLPCTDPIRWGAEPLLKAFMSF; this comes from the coding sequence ATGAGCGGGATTCAGGCGCCGCCAGGATTTCGAGACATGCGGTTGGTGCTGCTCCAACACGGCTGTTTAGCCAGTCTCACCGGGAAGACCGGGCTGGCCATGCTGCGCCACCGTGCCGGCCCGATCGTCGCGGTGATCGATCCCGACCATGCCGGCCAGTCTCTGCAGCAGATCACCGGCATTGCGCGTGACGTGCCGGTGGTGTCGGATTTGGCCGCGGCTCTTCCCTACCAGCCGGAGGCTGCTGTGATTGGTCTGGCTCCCTCTGGAGGGAGACTGCCGGACCCTGTTCGTCACGATGTCCTGGAGGCGTTGCGCGCAGGCCTTCACCTCGCCAGCGGACTTCACACTCGACTGGCTGAGGATCCGGAATTGGGTGCAGCCTGCTGGCCAGACCGCTGGATCTGGGATCTGCGGCGGGAGCCGGAGGCTCTCGGTATCGGCCAGGCACGGGCTGCAGCGCTTCCCTGTCAACGCCTTTTGGCGGTTGGAACCGACATGGCGGTGGGAAAGATGAGCGCCTGCCTGGCTTTGCTGGAGGCGGCCCAGAGTTCCGGCATTCCCTCGCGCTTTGTTGGGACGGGACAGGCGGGAATTCTGATCAGTGGAGAAGGGGTTGCCCTGGATGCTGTTCGCGTCGATTACGCCGCCGGTGCGGTGGAGGCGGCGGTGCTTCGGGCGGCGGATGCTCTGCCGGAGCAGGGCCTCGTGCTTGTTGAGGGGCAGGGGTCGTTGTGTCACCCCGCCTCAACCGCGACCCTCCCCCTGTTGCGCGGAGCCCAGCCAACCGCCCTCTTGCTCGTGCATCGGGCTGGCCAGCAGACCATCGATCGACTGCCTCAGATTCCTCTCCCCGACCTCGCGGCCTTGGTGGCCACCACGGAAGCCTTGGCGAGTTGGGCACGGCCTGATGGCGCAGGCACTTCAGCCAAGGTGGCTGCCGTCGCCCTCAACACCGCACGCCTCGATGAGGATCAGGCCACGATCGAGGTTGATCGATTGAGTCAGACGCTTGGCTTGCCATGCACAGATCCCATTCGCTGGGGCGCCGAGCCTCTGCTCAAAGCCTTCATGAGTTTTTGA
- a CDS encoding DUF4359 domain-containing protein, translating to MAGVLSLVFSNPSLDDYEAHAGAQLVKLGTKELCDAPTLPMVLRLWIRNCPELIASQRDALAALAGQFTTRRNLVVASLYSTRMGGKELLPGLRLPGFDVLTLGVAGRFVILRTDASNGAPE from the coding sequence ATGGCCGGCGTGCTGTCTCTGGTGTTCTCCAATCCCTCCCTGGACGACTACGAGGCCCATGCCGGAGCCCAGTTGGTCAAGTTGGGCACCAAGGAACTCTGTGACGCACCAACCCTGCCGATGGTGCTGCGTCTGTGGATTCGCAATTGCCCTGAATTGATTGCATCCCAACGGGATGCTCTGGCGGCGCTGGCCGGTCAGTTCACCACCCGTCGCAACCTGGTAGTGGCCAGCTTGTATTCCACCCGCATGGGAGGAAAGGAGTTGCTGCCGGGGCTGCGCCTGCCTGGCTTCGATGTGCTGACCCTTGGAGTGGCGGGACGTTTTGTGATTCTCAGAACCGACGCAAGCAACGGTGCGCCGGAGTGA
- the murA gene encoding UDP-N-acetylglucosamine 1-carboxyvinyltransferase codes for MMAVAEASQEGLKQRLNVNGGSSLSGTLRVSGAKNSALVLMTASLLSQDIVELTNIPSLTDIDGMSAILESLGVQVDRGSDRIRLTAAELSGSAPPYELVNSLRASFFSIGPLLGRLGHARVPLPGGCRIGARPVVEHIRGLKALGAIVNVEHGIVTASVPGSKKRLTGAQIVLDCPSVGATETILMAAVLAEGVSTIENAAQEPEVQDLANLLNTMGARVTGAGGPVITVEGVEQLQGCSNYPVIPDRIEAGTFLMAAAITRSKLVVEPVIPEHLSAVIQKLRDCGCTIDINGRSVTVTPGEITAVDITTQPFPGFPTDLQAPFMALMCTAKGTSVISEKIYENRLQHVAELQRMGASIRLKGSTAIVEGVAQLSGAPVTGTDLRAAAAMVLAGLSAKGITEVAGLKHLDRGYDDLESKLSAVGAEVKRNIP; via the coding sequence ATGATGGCCGTTGCAGAAGCGTCTCAAGAGGGTCTCAAGCAGCGCTTGAACGTCAATGGCGGCAGCAGCCTTAGCGGCACACTCCGCGTTAGTGGCGCCAAGAACTCGGCGCTGGTGCTGATGACGGCAAGCCTGTTGAGTCAGGACATCGTGGAGCTCACCAATATCCCCTCCCTTACTGACATCGATGGCATGAGCGCCATCCTCGAATCCCTGGGGGTTCAAGTTGATCGTGGGTCCGACCGGATTCGCCTCACCGCAGCTGAGCTCAGCGGCTCAGCCCCGCCCTATGAGCTAGTCAACAGCCTTCGAGCCAGTTTCTTCAGCATCGGACCTCTGCTGGGACGACTGGGACACGCCAGGGTTCCTCTTCCCGGTGGATGCCGCATTGGGGCACGTCCCGTCGTCGAACACATTCGCGGTCTGAAAGCCCTCGGCGCCATTGTCAATGTCGAGCACGGGATCGTCACGGCATCCGTGCCGGGCAGCAAAAAACGCCTGACGGGTGCACAGATCGTGCTCGATTGCCCCAGCGTTGGAGCCACGGAAACCATCTTGATGGCCGCCGTTTTGGCGGAAGGGGTCTCAACGATTGAAAACGCCGCCCAGGAGCCTGAAGTGCAGGACCTGGCCAACCTGCTCAACACCATGGGAGCTCGCGTCACCGGAGCCGGTGGCCCGGTGATCACCGTTGAAGGTGTGGAACAGCTTCAGGGTTGCAGCAACTATCCGGTCATTCCTGATCGGATCGAAGCCGGAACCTTTCTGATGGCTGCGGCAATCACGCGCTCGAAACTGGTGGTGGAACCTGTCATTCCAGAGCATCTCAGTGCTGTGATTCAGAAGCTCCGGGATTGCGGCTGCACCATCGACATCAATGGAAGGTCCGTCACGGTCACACCAGGTGAGATCACCGCTGTAGACATCACCACCCAACCTTTCCCAGGGTTCCCAACCGATCTTCAGGCACCGTTCATGGCCCTGATGTGCACGGCCAAAGGAACAAGTGTGATCAGCGAAAAGATCTACGAAAACCGGCTTCAGCATGTCGCCGAGTTGCAGCGCATGGGAGCATCCATCCGTCTCAAGGGCAGCACCGCCATCGTTGAAGGGGTGGCCCAGCTCAGCGGTGCACCTGTCACCGGCACCGACCTTCGTGCAGCCGCTGCCATGGTGCTGGCAGGCCTTTCCGCCAAAGGCATCACCGAGGTGGCTGGCCTGAAACACCTCGACAGAGGTTACGACGACCTCGAAAGCAAGCTCAGCGCAGTGGGTGCTGAGGTGAAGCGCAACATCCCCTGA
- a CDS encoding FAD-binding oxidoreductase — MGRAEALIALRQALSAVSELELLSEPAELQRHSRDAFEYSPVLTPRLESCRAELVVRPRTVEAVERLASACAEHQVPLTLRGSGTGNYGQCVPLEGGVVMLTTALRQIRSLDAATGVVTVEPGCVMRDLDQELRRHGRQLRLMPSTWRSATIGGFVAGGSGGIGSLRWGFLRDPGHLLGLEVVPLRADAQRHQIGEMDAEALNHAYGTNGIITALSLATAPAVNWHQVSVDCPGWEQAIELMHRIAASAVDLHLATLLEQPLLPRMPSWGGPAVPAHRLLLLVAPDGLNSLQRMAQSAGATLRDLGPEDLSGGNGLRELSWNHTTLHVRSSEPGWTYLQMLLPQPEAPAMAALKERWGDALIWHLELVCQQGRPRLAALPLVRWQGAEPLNRLMDDCKSAGAVLFNPHVITVEDGGLGVIDADQVAAKHRFDPAGLLNPGKLRGWEERS; from the coding sequence ATGGGTCGTGCCGAAGCCTTAATCGCCTTGCGGCAAGCCCTCAGCGCTGTTTCTGAGCTGGAGCTGTTGAGTGAACCGGCTGAGCTTCAGCGCCATTCCCGGGATGCCTTCGAGTACTCCCCCGTCCTCACGCCCCGGCTGGAGAGCTGTCGTGCTGAGTTGGTGGTCCGCCCCCGCACGGTGGAGGCCGTTGAACGGCTGGCTTCGGCTTGCGCTGAGCACCAGGTTCCTCTGACCCTGCGCGGCTCCGGGACCGGGAACTACGGCCAGTGTGTGCCTTTGGAAGGGGGCGTGGTGATGCTCACCACGGCCCTGCGTCAGATCCGATCGTTGGATGCGGCGACCGGGGTGGTGACCGTGGAACCGGGCTGTGTGATGCGCGATCTGGATCAGGAGCTACGCCGGCATGGGCGCCAGCTTCGCTTGATGCCCAGCACCTGGCGTAGCGCCACCATCGGCGGCTTCGTTGCGGGTGGCTCGGGTGGCATCGGTTCCTTGCGCTGGGGTTTTCTGCGGGATCCAGGCCATCTGCTGGGGCTTGAGGTCGTGCCGCTGCGCGCGGATGCCCAACGCCATCAGATCGGTGAGATGGACGCCGAAGCGTTGAACCATGCTTATGGCACCAACGGCATTATCACGGCCCTCAGCCTGGCCACCGCCCCAGCGGTCAACTGGCATCAGGTGAGTGTGGACTGCCCGGGCTGGGAGCAGGCAATCGAGCTGATGCACAGGATCGCGGCATCCGCTGTGGATCTTCATCTGGCCACCCTCCTGGAGCAGCCGCTGCTGCCGCGGATGCCCAGTTGGGGTGGCCCTGCCGTCCCTGCGCATCGGCTGCTGTTGCTCGTCGCGCCCGATGGGCTCAATAGCCTGCAACGGATGGCCCAGTCAGCCGGCGCCACCCTGCGGGATCTCGGGCCCGAGGATCTCTCCGGGGGCAATGGATTGCGCGAACTGAGCTGGAACCACACGACCCTGCATGTTCGTTCTTCAGAGCCAGGGTGGACCTACCTCCAAATGTTGTTGCCGCAGCCGGAGGCCCCGGCAATGGCGGCGTTGAAGGAGCGCTGGGGAGATGCCCTGATCTGGCATCTCGAGCTGGTGTGCCAGCAGGGCCGTCCCCGTTTGGCTGCCCTGCCACTGGTGCGCTGGCAGGGGGCGGAGCCGCTGAACCGGTTGATGGACGACTGCAAATCTGCGGGTGCCGTGCTGTTCAACCCCCACGTGATCACGGTGGAGGATGGCGGCCTCGGCGTGATCGATGCTGATCAGGTGGCGGCCAAGCACCGCTTTGATCCGGCAGGTCTGCTCAATCCCGGCAAGCTGCGGGGCTGGGAGGAGCGATCCTGA
- a CDS encoding aspartate aminotransferase family protein has translation MNTYGRFPLALAKGKGCWVKDTQGRRYLDAVAGIATCTLGHSDRAMYQALRKQLGRLQHVSNLYRIPEQEQLASWLVNHSCADSVFFCNSGAEANEAAIKLARKHGHQRRGIKQPVILTAAASFHGRTLAAVTATGQPKYHKGFEPMVPGFDYFPYNDLTALEALINSHEQAGPSIAAVLVEPLQGEGGVNPGNRAFFSRLREICTQRNILLILDEVQVGMGRSGRLWGYEQLGITPDAFTLAKGLGGGHAIGALLVNASADVFEPGDHASTFGGNPFACRAGLTVATEIERRDLLNNVTARGEQLRDGLQELVHCFPEHLQSVRGWGLLQGIVIREGSSWTAPQLAKAAIDHGLLLVAAGPSVLRMVPPLTINKREIRELLRRLAATLSSFS, from the coding sequence ATGAACACCTACGGCCGTTTCCCTCTGGCTTTGGCCAAAGGGAAGGGCTGCTGGGTCAAAGACACACAAGGTCGGAGATACCTCGATGCTGTCGCTGGTATCGCGACCTGCACACTGGGCCACAGCGACAGAGCGATGTACCAAGCTCTGCGCAAACAGCTCGGACGCCTTCAACACGTCTCGAATCTCTATCGGATTCCTGAACAGGAGCAGCTCGCCAGCTGGCTGGTGAACCACAGCTGTGCCGACAGCGTTTTTTTCTGCAATTCCGGCGCGGAAGCCAACGAAGCCGCGATCAAATTGGCCCGCAAACACGGCCATCAACGCCGAGGCATCAAGCAACCCGTGATTCTCACGGCGGCAGCCAGCTTCCACGGCCGCACCCTCGCTGCTGTCACCGCCACCGGTCAACCCAAGTACCACAAGGGTTTTGAGCCCATGGTGCCCGGGTTTGATTACTTCCCTTACAACGATCTGACGGCCCTGGAAGCCCTGATCAACAGCCATGAGCAAGCAGGCCCTTCCATCGCGGCTGTGCTGGTGGAACCCCTCCAGGGGGAAGGTGGTGTTAATCCAGGCAACCGCGCGTTCTTCTCACGCTTGCGCGAGATCTGTACCCAGCGGAACATCCTGCTGATCCTGGACGAGGTTCAGGTGGGCATGGGGCGGAGCGGCCGCCTGTGGGGCTACGAACAACTGGGCATCACCCCTGACGCCTTCACCCTGGCCAAGGGGCTGGGCGGTGGCCATGCCATCGGAGCCTTGCTGGTGAATGCCTCGGCTGATGTGTTCGAACCTGGCGACCACGCCAGCACCTTCGGTGGCAATCCCTTCGCCTGCCGAGCCGGATTGACAGTGGCTACCGAGATCGAACGACGGGATCTGCTGAACAACGTCACAGCCAGAGGTGAACAACTGCGTGACGGGCTCCAGGAGCTGGTGCACTGCTTCCCTGAGCACCTGCAAAGCGTGCGGGGCTGGGGCCTGCTGCAAGGCATCGTGATCCGGGAGGGCAGCAGTTGGACGGCCCCCCAGCTGGCAAAAGCCGCCATCGATCACGGCCTGCTGCTGGTGGCGGCCGGCCCCTCCGTGCTGCGCATGGTGCCCCCTCTGACCATCAACAAGCGCGAGATCCGCGAACTACTGCGCCGTCTGGCGGCGACCCTCTCCAGCTTCAGCTGA
- a CDS encoding amidohydrolase family protein: MTDAPSLEFQPGSGVLDAWVPLGLLDFDPATPVPVVETQGLTPVRLAWHQGRLCELKPLTTDQSPPSRMVLPRLVDCHVHLDKAYTWQDHPNLRGSYGGALDANLQEHNTRTVGSVLQRGERALKRAYGHGLRAVRSHVDSGGPGAEPSWDALLTLQQRWRSRIDLQLVALVPLAFWGSAEADALARRVAASGGCLGGVLTPPCGSAEVTHQLERLLRLADRYSCGVDLHIDEADHGPAEGMVQLLKALRRVPVQVPVTCSHASSLSLLPAPRLLRLAEHMAAVQLRVIALPLTNAWLLARSEGATPLQRPQAPIRQLQRCGVPVAVAGDNVADPWFPGGDFDPLALLAASMPLTQLLPWQRLGLAPFTTAPSAILQLEWDGVLRAGAPADLICIEGQGWSDLIRCPPQRQVLVKGHWLTSSGARP; the protein is encoded by the coding sequence GTGACGGACGCTCCGTCGCTTGAGTTCCAGCCGGGAAGCGGTGTCCTTGATGCTTGGGTTCCCCTTGGACTGCTTGATTTCGACCCTGCAACACCCGTGCCAGTCGTCGAGACGCAGGGGCTGACGCCTGTGCGTCTCGCCTGGCATCAGGGGCGCCTGTGTGAGCTGAAGCCTTTGACCACTGATCAATCGCCACCGTCTCGGATGGTGCTGCCGCGATTGGTGGACTGCCATGTTCATTTGGACAAGGCCTACACCTGGCAGGACCATCCCAACCTCAGGGGCAGTTATGGGGGTGCTCTGGACGCCAACCTGCAGGAGCACAACACGCGAACCGTGGGATCGGTTCTCCAACGCGGCGAGCGTGCATTGAAGAGGGCCTACGGCCATGGTCTGCGCGCCGTGCGCAGCCATGTCGACAGTGGTGGCCCCGGTGCCGAGCCCAGCTGGGATGCATTGCTCACCCTTCAGCAACGCTGGCGCAGCCGCATCGATCTTCAGCTGGTGGCGTTGGTGCCCCTGGCGTTCTGGGGGTCAGCTGAAGCGGATGCTCTGGCGCGTCGTGTGGCCGCCAGTGGCGGGTGCCTTGGCGGTGTCCTCACCCCTCCCTGTGGATCGGCTGAGGTGACGCATCAGTTGGAGCGCCTGTTGCGTCTTGCTGATCGTTACAGCTGCGGCGTCGATCTGCATATCGATGAGGCCGATCATGGTCCGGCCGAGGGCATGGTTCAGCTTCTCAAGGCTCTGCGGCGCGTGCCGGTGCAGGTTCCTGTCACCTGCAGCCATGCCAGCAGTCTTTCGCTGCTGCCGGCGCCACGCCTGTTGCGGTTGGCAGAGCACATGGCGGCAGTACAGCTTCGCGTCATTGCACTGCCCCTCACCAATGCCTGGTTGCTGGCGCGATCGGAGGGTGCCACTCCGCTTCAGCGTCCGCAGGCCCCGATCCGTCAGTTGCAACGCTGTGGTGTTCCGGTGGCGGTGGCGGGAGACAACGTGGCTGACCCCTGGTTCCCCGGAGGCGACTTCGATCCCTTGGCCCTGCTGGCCGCGTCGATGCCGTTGACCCAGCTGTTGCCCTGGCAGCGCCTGGGTCTGGCCCCCTTCACCACGGCACCGTCAGCGATTCTTCAGCTGGAGTGGGATGGGGTGCTGCGGGCCGGTGCTCCTGCCGATCTGATTTGCATCGAGGGCCAGGGATGGTCGGATCTGATCCGCTGCCCTCCGCAGCGCCAGGTTCTCGTGAAAGGCCACTGGCTGACGTCATCGGGCGCTAGACCCTGA
- a CDS encoding dipeptide epimerase, producing MGWALQRFSLTKAVPLTISRGTTASVVRLELRLDRDGLIGRGETGGFETGHRAFALEAVEQELLALLPQLDALDPSRPQRFEPLLAPLSPPARCAIDLALWDWYGQRLGHPLWRLWGLDAAEGVATSVTLGLASEAAVLDRLHRWWTQLPATRVKLKLGSPDGLDHDRSLLKAVAQAITERSQLQGVAIELQVDANGGWTLEQAKRMLESLASFKVVLLEQPLAPDLDPARDTAGFMQLHPHCPMPLVADESCWDLEDLLRLAPVVDGVNLKLLKTGGLTQALLMAQVAQRKGLDLMVGCYSDSSLLNGAAAQLLPFIRWPDLDSHLNLVDDPFAGLALHGDQLVPSSTCGLGIRPKADRP from the coding sequence ATGGGCTGGGCCCTGCAACGGTTTTCGCTCACCAAGGCTGTTCCCCTCACGATCAGCCGTGGCACCACAGCCTCCGTGGTGCGATTGGAACTCAGGCTTGACCGGGATGGGCTGATCGGTCGCGGCGAGACCGGTGGATTCGAGACCGGTCACCGTGCCTTTGCTCTCGAGGCTGTGGAACAGGAGCTGCTTGCGCTGCTGCCGCAACTCGATGCGTTGGATCCCAGCCGACCGCAACGGTTCGAGCCCTTGCTGGCGCCCCTGAGTCCGCCGGCCCGTTGTGCCATCGATCTGGCCTTATGGGACTGGTATGGCCAACGGCTCGGCCATCCGCTGTGGCGGCTCTGGGGTTTGGATGCGGCCGAGGGGGTGGCCACCAGCGTCACCCTGGGACTGGCCTCTGAGGCTGCGGTGCTGGATCGTCTTCACCGCTGGTGGACTCAGCTTCCCGCGACGCGGGTCAAACTCAAGCTGGGGAGCCCCGATGGGTTGGACCACGACAGAAGCCTGCTGAAGGCAGTGGCCCAGGCCATCACGGAGCGATCCCAGCTGCAGGGTGTGGCGATTGAACTCCAGGTGGATGCCAACGGTGGCTGGACCCTGGAACAGGCCAAGCGGATGTTGGAGTCCCTGGCTTCTTTCAAGGTGGTCCTGTTGGAGCAACCCCTTGCTCCTGATCTGGATCCGGCGCGGGACACGGCAGGCTTCATGCAGCTGCATCCGCACTGTCCGATGCCTTTGGTGGCGGATGAAAGCTGCTGGGATTTGGAGGATCTGCTGCGTCTGGCTCCAGTAGTGGACGGTGTGAATCTCAAGCTGCTGAAGACCGGTGGCCTCACTCAGGCCCTGCTGATGGCCCAAGTGGCGCAGCGGAAGGGGCTGGATCTGATGGTGGGCTGTTATTCCGACAGCTCTCTACTGAATGGTGCAGCGGCCCAGTTGCTGCCCTTCATCCGTTGGCCCGATCTCGACAGCCATCTCAACCTGGTTGACGATCCATTCGCTGGGCTGGCGTTGCACGGTGATCAGCTGGTCCCTTCTTCGACGTGCGGATTGGGGATTCGCCCCAAAGCAGACAGGCCTTGA
- a CDS encoding folylpolyglutamate synthase/dihydrofolate synthase family protein, translated as MDDLSDLIPRFDLRGMDLQLDRMQAALNDLNHPCQSVPAIQVIGTNGKGSIVSFLEAALCTAGLRCGVTTSPHLVSWCERIRIQGEPIAVETLRCQLQDLQPLNARHRLTPFELLVTAAFVEFQRGACELLVLEVGLGGRLDATTAHPCRPVIAVASIGLDHCEHLGDNLTAIAMEKAAAIPPHATVISGAQDPAVQAVLEETCRKQQANLQWVKPLAPSWQLGLPGEIQQSNAAVALGALQALCGVGWTLPEAVIREGFSAARWPGRLQTVRWGEHQLRLDGAHNPPAARQLAQERNKWRDESLGVVWILAIQAHKDAVAMLQALLQPHDQAWILPVPGHKSWCRAALLQDLPRLSHQLQEADSLETVLHQLNSDGWPTPMPIVAGSLYLIGDLFARNVVTAE; from the coding sequence GTGGACGATCTCTCTGATCTGATCCCACGCTTTGACCTGCGTGGCATGGATCTGCAGTTGGATCGCATGCAGGCGGCCCTCAACGACCTCAATCACCCCTGTCAGTCGGTTCCTGCGATTCAGGTGATCGGCACCAACGGCAAGGGATCCATCGTCAGTTTTCTGGAAGCAGCCCTGTGCACCGCCGGACTCCGTTGCGGAGTCACCACCTCCCCGCACCTGGTGAGCTGGTGCGAACGCATCCGGATCCAAGGAGAACCAATTGCGGTGGAAACGCTGCGATGCCAGTTGCAGGACCTGCAGCCCCTCAACGCACGGCATCGGCTGACGCCCTTTGAACTGCTCGTGACCGCAGCCTTTGTGGAGTTTCAGCGGGGCGCCTGCGAACTCCTGGTGCTGGAAGTAGGCCTGGGGGGACGGCTTGACGCGACCACAGCACATCCCTGCCGTCCCGTCATTGCAGTCGCCAGCATCGGGCTGGATCACTGCGAACACCTGGGGGACAACCTCACCGCCATCGCGATGGAGAAAGCAGCAGCGATCCCGCCTCACGCCACCGTGATCAGTGGGGCACAAGATCCCGCTGTGCAGGCCGTCCTGGAGGAGACCTGCCGGAAGCAGCAGGCCAACCTGCAGTGGGTGAAGCCCCTGGCACCGTCATGGCAGCTGGGTCTTCCGGGGGAGATTCAACAAAGCAACGCCGCTGTGGCCCTGGGTGCATTGCAGGCCTTGTGCGGGGTGGGCTGGACGCTGCCTGAAGCCGTGATCCGTGAGGGCTTTTCAGCAGCCCGCTGGCCCGGCCGCCTGCAGACGGTGCGTTGGGGAGAGCATCAGCTTCGCCTTGATGGAGCCCACAATCCACCCGCCGCCCGGCAACTGGCCCAGGAACGAAACAAGTGGCGCGACGAATCTCTGGGTGTGGTCTGGATCCTGGCCATTCAGGCCCACAAGGACGCTGTCGCCATGCTCCAGGCCTTGCTACAGCCCCATGACCAGGCCTGGATTCTTCCAGTACCGGGCCACAAGAGCTGGTGCCGAGCAGCGCTGCTCCAGGATCTGCCCCGGCTCAGCCACCAGCTGCAGGAAGCCGACAGCCTTGAAACCGTGCTGCACCAACTCAACAGCGATGGATGGCCAACTCCGATGCCGATTGTTGCCGGATCGCTCTATCTGATCGGTGACCTGTTCGCTCGCAACGTTGTAACGGCAGAGTGA